CCGTTAACTTAACTTAACAACGGAAACGTAGTATTATTTTTAGACGTTAAATTTTCACGTTATTTATTAATAAGTTCATAGTcgaacttttttaattttctgtgAGCTGAAACCAAAAACCAagttgctttttcttttgaaaatttttttttccttaggCATATGGTTTGAGaaaactgaaatgaaaaaaatttgtttttcttttgcaaaatttttttttgccttaagggatattatttgtaaaaaaaacgcaaattttttttaacgtaacGTAAAAAATAACGTTAAATTTGCGTTAACGTATTGTTTCAAACAACGCGTTAATTAACTTAACGTATAAATTTCAAAGCTCCGTTAATTTAACGGATAACGTAAACGTAGTCGAAATACTATAACGTCACATCACTACAAAAtcgccaatcagcgtacagcagctttaaaacgctgtacgctgattgggccattttggacacaaatttgatggaaaCGTGGATGTTTGACTACTCCATTGTACAACGTCGACCCTCAGCACCAACAAATTCTAACTTGCAAATGAAGCACGGAGACATTATAAAGTAGGCTATGGATAGACGTTAAGAGTGTTCCGAGTGTTCCGAGTGTTCATCCAAGGCAATTAGTAAAATTCAAACTAGATTGTTGACTATTATAGACCAAATTATTGGCGGCAATCCTCCGGCCTTCTCCCTCCTTTAATATAATGGTtgccaaattaaattttttttggccgaatcgcaCAAAGTCAATAATTTCTCATTCGGCCACCAGTCAATTCAAGAATAGAAAGAAGTCTGATCAATTGGCGGAacagtatattttttaattaattacttgccatttttggccgaataaaaaacataaaaacaaggCATTGGCCGAATTGTATATTTCAATGTATTTTTCCACTCATACGATTCGGCCttggccgaataaaaaactCAGAAAAGCGGCCacaattctttgttttttattcggccaggccgaatcgtatttttttggccgaatcgtacGGTTACCATTTTGAGTCCATTCGCAGCGTTTTCTTTTGACATTTTCAGGAtcgttttgttgttgacaTGACCTAATCTTTGATGCCAGATTGAGATTGGTAGTGGACGACTAGTGGCATTGAGACAGGATTCCTGGACCTTTACTATAATATCAAGATAGTAAAGCTTCTCACTTGCTCTTTGACCAGTCATTTCTAGTTGTCCATCTCTGTATATATTGACctatgacaaaaaaaaaatttttatctttttatgaaagatgagaaaaatgttttttttaaataggtttGTTGTACCATATCTTTGAAGAATAttgcttcttctccttttgatGTGGTTGCACTAATCGAAAATAAGTTTATTCCCAGGCCAGGGACAAATAGGACATCTTTAAGTAGTAGAGTTGTTCCTGCGGCATATCCACTTCAACATCACCTCTTCCTTTTGCTTCTAAACACGTGTTTCCAATGCCATGGACAGAGTGAGTTCCTGTTTGAATCGGTCTGAAGTTGATGAGAATCGATCTTTTATCCGTCATGTGTTCAGACGCTCCAGAGTCTGCTACTAAACCAAATGTCTCAAAGTCTTGAATATTCTGCGAGGTGtagccaaattcaaaatttttgttctaCATGTGAGACATTTGCATTTGACTGTTGCTGTTGGAGGGCTTCAGTTTCATCTCTCATTCTATTTCTACAGTTTGTGGCTTTGTGAGGACCTAATCCACAGTAGGAGCAGAGTTCTCCTTGAACTTGCGGGCCACTTCTGAATCAACGATAGCCTCCACGAAAACCGCCACGATATCCTCCTCTGACACCTGGATAGCCTGCTCTTCCTGACTGGaatcctcctcttcctccttgGTGACCTCCTCTAGACATTGAGTAAGGATGAGGCCTGCTGTAAGGTTGTTGTAgagattgattttgatttcgttGAGCGGGAATTTGGAAGTGGTTGGGTGCAACATAGGCTCCTTCCGTTGGAGGGTTGTTTCTGTTAAATGCCTGTGTAAtcgcctcttcttcttgtagtTTAGTGAGCAGAAGTTTGACAGTTCTTCCTGCTTCTGGTGAATTGTTCCAGGTGGTGTAGAAGTGACAATAGGTTGATGGAAGTGTGGAGAGAATTATAGCTATAACTTGACTTTCAAGAATATGTTCTCCAATTTCCGTTAATCTTGACCACAGAAGTTCGAGAGCTGTTACATGGCTTGTGACGTTATGGCCTTGTTGAAATAGTACTCGGTGAATTGTTGAAGAAGGATAAGTCGATTATCAGCTGCAGTGCGAGCGTGTTGGTTTCTTATTCTCTCATACATAtcggctgctgttgttgctgtgcaGAGGGTATCTCGTAGATCATCTTCAGTAGTGGCAAATAGATAATTTCGAGCTGCAACATCTCTTTCTTTCCATCTTTGAATTTGTGCAGCATTTGTGACGACGTTGTCATTGTTTCTTACCTATTTAATAGGTGCATGAGATAGAAAATGTCATTATCTCGAAAAATAAGTGTATAAGGATTTTGTTTCATGAGATAGAAAATGTCATTATCTCGAATTAAAATAAGTGTATAAAGATTTTGTTTCATGAGATCTAAATGGTTGGTCTCGAATGACAGAATaagattttagtttttaaaagtcTCTTAGTCGACTGTAttgcaaataattttacttgTTTGACTGGTTTCTAGTTTTTACTCGTGTAcataatttcaattgtttctagagttaaacaaaaaaagattctaTGACTAATCTCTATTTTTACTCGTATTCAAAGTAGTAATTTTTAAAGAGGTGACTAGATTGATTTTactgtttttggttttcagtGATTGTCATAGGAATTACCTCAGTTGGTTTAGTTTCTGTTCCATCAATGATGTCGATAAGTTGATGGTGTTCAAGGGTGAGTCTTAAACCACATTTCCAGCGTTGGAAGTTGCTGCCATTAAACTTGGTTAGGTGTCCAATATCTTTCAGTGTTGGTGTTTCCATTCTTCTATACAGATTCTCTATGTGAGGTCTGTGCGACAACTGGGCCCATAAACTGATgaattttataataaattaAGATAAATATACTTTGCTAActgacttttattttaacttagaGCACCTTGGATATGACACAGAATACAAGGATATGTATAGATTATACTTAGTAAAGCACCGCAGTCTTCAGGAGAACAGATAAAGAAGAAGTGAGGCTCTTGTCAAATCTCTAGCGTCATTAACTTGGGGGAGTTAACAGGAGGGAGAGGGAGAAGGGTGTTGCTAAAGTGCAACCTCCAGAGTGTGGGTTTCAGCAACtccttttggatttcttgGGTTGTTCACTAACTTCAACACGATTTTTTCTCCAATCGtagaaattttattattagaccCTTTTACTTGTCCCTCAAATGTGTACCGTATGCAGTTCACTCCtatttcgtcatttttttctcatttgagCTTTGCCATTCGTAAATTGACTATTGTTTGCTATCCATAAAAGAATGGAACTGACGAACGCATCCTAGAAGGAATAAATATTCCTGTTTGGGAACCAGGAAGAGTTTTAAATAGACCCCAATCTCCGATTCGCACAATCGGTCTTTTTTCAACTGATTCCACTATCAGTTATTTTCGAGAGTCAGAAAATTTACGAAATTACATCAATTGACGGACTTGCAAATTACGGTGACTACTAATCTTTGGTTTGCTCCTCTAAAAACTGTAACAGATGGTTACGGGGGGTTAAAGATGATTAACTAAGATGACGATTGTAGGAAGAATGCACTTTGTATTTAGAGTACTAGCAATAACATGCTTACACAATAATACAAGGGATACAGAATGTGTACAATGCGTATGCGAACTCTGATGGAGTCGCGCTTATATACCTACGAATGTTGGCAGGTTATAACTGGCAGCTTTCTATGATATTAGAAAGTCTAAGATCTTATAGCCTAGACACGCGATTATGtcgttaaagatgaattagtTATCAGTCCCAAGGCTGAGCTCGTTCTTGACACTAATCGCCTTATGGCGATTGCTCCCATTACAAAACCAACagaatgttctttttttaacaacgTGCATTTACCTTCATCATCTACTAATTGtacaaaggaaaataaattttaagatGGATCTTTAAAATGGTTAGTGAAATCATGAAGATTAGCTTGTTGAAGGGACTTAAGCATCACAGGGTTCTTGGTCAGATGTAGTTTCTTCAAAAGAATAGTCGATGTCAGGCTGTCCGTCTTCCTCATTGTCGTCTTGATCATCACAGTCCGAGATTAAGTTTCCCCTTAGTTTTTTTcccataaaagaaaagttttcaatATCTCCCCTGGTTAACTTAATAATCTGATATATTAAAGGGAACAAAGTTGTCCAAAATGTGCATCCTCAAGAAAGGTGGAGATTAATTCATCTGCAAttacaaaaatttctaagagTAATGTtacgaaattttcttcttaaacttattgcatcttttggcacaaagaaaaagattttagctttatttttaatattttttgtaaatttttgagaacgccgtatttaacacggcgcatatggggggaaacggggtgtacctaataaagtgaACAATACCGTAGCGCCCGGGGGGGGGGTTAAAATCCGACGACGACTTCATGtgtataaaaaatgtagatcatcattagatctattcagggaaaaaggaaaaaatctaTCCCAActggttcaagagttattgcattttttctaagaCACGTAGTttcataagaatgcactgaaaaaaggggggtttacctaatagtttggtaggtactgtatgtaGCGACAAAAAAGAGCTTTAAAGAGCATATTATATTGTCTACACCCTTATTAGGGTCTCAATCCGTTATTTCTTCTATAATTCAGATTACTTTTCGGGATCGCAGAGTGATCCCTCTgttaatttacaatttttccttgaaatacaataccctttttctttcttacataCGTGCATCCTGCACTGAAGTGACCTCGGTAATCTGAAAGTTAAATAACTGacacttcaaaaaattttcctaCTGAAACTTCAATAATGAATGACTTATCAATTAAAAGGGATATCATTGAACAGCAGCCATTAGCTCCATGAGCCATGAAACTGAGAACATgttgacaattttttgttgaagTCTCCTGAGAATCTCATGACCTGAGCTCTAATAGACGTTCTACTATTGAAAAATCTACCAATAGTGAAAGCAAGTCTAGTAAAGGTCATCAAGCTACACTCGTCGTCAATTCTAATTGACATGCTCCGAGTGAAAAACCTACTAGCCGGACTATAGCCACACTAGAAAGGGTTACGTCAATCAAGTCCTACCTCGTTGCATTCCTGGTGTTCTTTCTCCTGTGTCAAAAAACCTGTTTCAAGTGGTAGCTGTGCTAAGGAAGGCGGAAGAAAGGAAGCTCTACCGGTTGGCAAATCTCTTTGACGGCCTTCTGTTGAACAACTTATTGCTAGTGGTAGTCAACGTGGTTCAATTGCAAACGTCATTATTACTGTACAACGTGTCCCCCAAGGATTAATTAATCAACGCCCGTCTGTTGCAAAAAAATTTCGCCGTGAGGTACCTGCTGACGCTGTACTATGGGTTGTTTACGAAATAAATGAGAACGTTGACAATATTCAACGAAAAATTTCTCGAATTTCTTGCCAGATTTATCCATATCACCCTGAAGCAAGAGAGGAATTGGATCCTTTGAAAGAGTTGCCTCTTAGCACCTTAGAAGATTTACTGGCATTCGAAAATGCGCTctttgtcgaaaaaaaaagtgtgaagCGTTGGTAAACAGCCATAATTGTCCATTTTGTCGTCCGAATTATCCGTTTTTCAAAGTCTACTTCTGcgttttattgtttatttcatttaggCTCGTTTCGTTCGAAACATTGGTAGAGTTACAGAGGCTGATAGCGTAAAAGAGCATGGAAAGAAATTATTGCGTGAATTTTAGAGTATATTATATTAATATATCAATTATTGCTTGAAACTTGCATCAACGGTAGACGACATAGTCGTGTACATTtggacaaagtttcaaatttttctaatgatatgctgatttttgccgattttttattaaatgttgatttttcttctcacgTCGCGTGGAGCGTATCCTGCCACGGGGGAAGAATAGAAGAGGGAATTCGCCGGActtctttgttctcccctattcTCTTCCCTCTATTCTTCCCCTGGGCTAGGATTTCGTCCCTGCGCCACCAAAATGAATCGGcatgttttctttaaaaaatcggaaaatTGACGCATCGTCGCAAACTGAATCCCTTCAAACTGGGCCACCTCCGAATTCcagcatttcatttcaatatgtCTGTGAATATAACTCCTCTATAAAAATACAAGCCTAAATAACCTAATTACAAGCAAGTTATTGTGTAGTTTTGTTTGAAGATTGAAGAGTCTATTCGACTCTTTTAAAATTGGCGCTTGCGTCGCTACGCATTTATCAGGCAACGCTGTTCAATCCTAACAACAGACACCTGTTTATTCGTTactatttttgtttggttgaaaTGAAAAGTCACTTGACAGCTGGTCGGGATAGAAAGAAGGAAGCATATTTTATTCAAGctgtgtttgttatttttttcgtgtCATTCGAAATTTCAGTTTTCCAATTATCTGGTAACATACACAaaagaattgaatggaattcgAAATGCAGGTGGAAAGTTCGGACCTAAAAACAGAAGCGAAAATCCACGATGACGAGTCCTTGGATCTCACCTTTCGTGATTTATCTTTCACGACGGGCAAAGGTAAGCCATTTTCTTGTGCTTCTTTGTGCTATTCAATCTTGAATGCGGCTAATAGTACACCGTTACTGACGATGCAAAGGAAGTGCATTTTACCGTTAGGTTTTTGCTACGTATGTGCAGCGGCAACCCCCAATCGAATCAGATTCTTTGTTATGTAATTCAACCATGTAATAACGATACCTGTTTGTAGGGAAAAACGCCAAAAGAATCTTAAATCAAATGAGCGGCGCCTTCAAGTCCGGCCAGTTGACTGTCATATTGGGGCCGTCCGGAGCTGGAAAGTCTTCCCTAATGAACATTCTAGCCGGTTTGAAGTGAGTTGATGTCCAAATTTGAGTTGACAGTTACGCTAGAGTGAAAATCGTGGCATGTTAACAGGACGAGTGGAGTTGAAGGTCAGGTCTACGTGAATGGCGTCGATCGAGAGCTGAAATCCTTCCGAAAACATTCCGTCTACATCAGCCAACAGGATCACCTTTTGACGAATCTAACCGTCGACGAGTACATGGTCTCCGCAGCTCATCTTAAACTGGGCAACCGTGTTCCTATCAATGACAAATTATTGATGGTATATACCTCTCATCTTCATTTCGTCAGGAACTTGACAgtgaaattggatttttttttttttctagattgAACATGTTATGAAAACGCTGGGGTTAACGGAAAGCAGACGTACGCAAATCGGCTGCTTGTCGGGTGGCGAATGCAAAAGGCTTTCGATCGGACTGGAGTTGCTGGACAATCCAGACATCCTCTTTCTTGACGAACCAACCAGGTAAACATGCAACTTTATCTCATGACCGATGATAAAAATCTGTGACTGGAGAACACACAAGATAgagtttatttactttttcggTATCTTTCGACCGATATCAACCAGTATAACCTTTAATTTACGTATACGAGTTACCAGCACTCTGCTGAAGatctaaaaaaagaatggtGATATGTGTGCTGTGTTAGACTTTGATACTATTTGTTTACCTTTCTGGCCTACTCTAACCTAAAAAGTAGGGTGCGTCAGTCAAATGTTGACTTATTAGTGGGTAAAGTCAATAAGACCCTGACGAATGTTGAGGTCTAATTTTAACAACTGAATTTTCCTGATAGCGGATTGGACAGTTCGGCGAGTTTACAATGCGTTGGATTATTGAGGGAAATTGCCAGGAGCGGCCGAACGGTAATGagaattctaaaaataaatctcgaaattaaacttctttttttaaattgttctttttttgttttgtgattgaaaaaggtGGTTGCGACCATTCATCAGCCGAGCTCTCGATTGCTGGATTACTTTGACCACCTATACATTGTAGCTTGCGGTTCGTGCATCTACCAAGGGCCGATCGGGTCGTTAGTGCCTTATTTACAGAGAGCCAATTTGAATTGTCCCAGTTACCACAATCCGGCCGATTTCGGTGACTATTTCCCCTGACAGCCCCTTTCATTTACCTTGAAATGactaatttattaaaaataataattcttgcGTAGTAATGGACGTGGCTTGTGGAGAATACGGCGACGTGCTACCCAGGTTGGTGTCTGGTATCGAGAACGGGCGTCTCATTTACCAGGAAAATTCC
Above is a genomic segment from Daphnia pulicaria isolate SC F1-1A chromosome 8, SC_F0-13Bv2, whole genome shotgun sequence containing:
- the LOC124312506 gene encoding uncharacterized protein LOC124312506, yielding METPTLKDIGHLTKFNGSNFQRWKCGLRLTLEHHQLIDIIDGTETKPTEVRNNDNVVTNAAQIQRWKERDVAARNYLFATTEDDLRDTLCTATTAADMYERIRNQHARTAADNRLILLQQFTEYYFNKAITSQAM